In Halanaeroarchaeum sp. HSR-CO, one DNA window encodes the following:
- a CDS encoding S49 family peptidase translates to MDILSRVRSASRSYTVIFVVALLVGAAVAPTAFSMANEMGEQTDTVAVIEVGSTIAEPTAAPVKEQLQNARSNDSIKAVVLKVNTPGGALSATESLALEVERTAEVMPVVVSVTQMAASGGYYVSAPADHIVANPSAMVGSVGVNFAYFNAGSVGTAIQSGPDKSGGYTEEEAIEMADMMVEGFYGTVLDHRGDKIELSKEELAYAKVYPSQKALHNGMIDEIGTLDTAIQRAADQAGLDTYEVVELDTTPDLTQIPLFSAQNDNLTSSERVEAMIDPAPGVETPVALAMYGTLPDEQIIVTTAGDASVQRVDTESEGAT, encoded by the coding sequence ATGGACATACTATCTCGTGTGCGATCTGCAAGTAGGTCGTACACCGTCATCTTCGTCGTGGCACTGCTCGTTGGTGCGGCCGTTGCACCGACGGCATTCAGCATGGCGAACGAGATGGGTGAACAGACAGATACCGTTGCAGTTATCGAGGTCGGGTCGACGATCGCCGAACCGACCGCTGCGCCGGTCAAAGAGCAATTACAGAACGCCCGCTCGAACGATTCGATCAAAGCCGTCGTACTGAAGGTTAATACGCCAGGTGGTGCACTGTCGGCAACCGAGTCGCTGGCGCTAGAAGTCGAACGGACGGCTGAAGTGATGCCCGTTGTTGTGAGCGTCACCCAGATGGCTGCTTCGGGTGGATATTACGTGAGTGCGCCCGCCGACCATATCGTCGCAAACCCGAGTGCGATGGTCGGAAGTGTTGGGGTAAACTTCGCGTACTTCAACGCAGGGTCGGTTGGGACTGCGATTCAATCTGGCCCGGATAAATCCGGCGGATACACCGAAGAAGAGGCCATCGAAATGGCCGACATGATGGTCGAGGGGTTCTATGGGACCGTCCTTGACCACCGCGGCGACAAAATCGAGTTGAGTAAAGAAGAACTCGCCTACGCGAAAGTGTACCCGAGTCAAAAGGCCCTCCACAACGGCATGATAGACGAAATCGGAACACTCGATACTGCAATCCAACGCGCGGCTGACCAGGCAGGTCTCGACACCTATGAAGTGGTCGAACTAGATACGACGCCCGACCTGACTCAGATACCGTTGTTCTCTGCACAGAACGACAATCTCACGAGCAGTGAACGGGTCGAAGCGATGATCGATCCAGCCCCCGGTGTAGAGACGCCGGTGGCGCTTGCGATGTACGGTACACTACCGGACGAACAGATTATCGTGACGACCGCCGGTGACGCATCTGTTCAACGAGTCGACACCGAGTCGGAGGGCGCAACATGA